A stretch of DNA from Streptomyces sp. NBC_01197:
ATACGGACCGGTCAGAAACCGGTCAGAAGAGGGCGTACTCCCCCGGACCCGCACCGCCCGACTCGAAGGCCAGCAGCCGCTGTTTACGGTCGAGTCCGCCGCCGTAACCGGTGAGGCTGCCCGTCGAGCCGATCACTCGGTGGCACGGGACGATGATCCCGACCGGATTCCTGCCGTTCGCCAGGCCCACGGCCCGTGAGGCGCCCGGTCTGCCGAGCCGGTCGGCGAGGTCGCCGTACGAACGGGTCTCGCCGTACGGAATCCGCCGCAACTGGTCCCAGACAGTGCGCTGGAAGGGCGTGCCCGCCAGGTGCAGCTCCACCGTGAACTCGGTCAGCCCGCCCTCGAAGTACGCGGTCAGCTCCTCCCTGACCTGTCCGAAGGGCCGGGGGTCGGGTTCGCCGAAGGTCTCTTCGGGCGGCCGGTGGCGCTGT
This window harbors:
- a CDS encoding methylated-DNA--[protein]-cysteine S-methyltransferase, yielding MSAMSANPAGKRHTVVDSPYGPLTLVATDGLLSGLYMTEQRHRPPEETFGEPDPRPFGQVREELTAYFEGGLTEFTVELHLAGTPFQRTVWDQLRRIPYGETRSYGDLADRLGRPGASRAVGLANGRNPVGIIVPCHRVIGSTGSLTGYGGGLDRKQRLLAFESGGAGPGEYALF